The following nucleotide sequence is from Candidatus Lernaella stagnicola.
GTGCCTCGTCGGTAGCGAGTTCGAGTTCGATGTCCTCGCCGATCAACCGGCGCAGCATGCGCCCGGCTTCGGCGATGGTCTCGTTGAGATCAAGCGCGCGCGGATGGATGATCTGTTTTCGCGAAAAAGCCAGCAGTTGTTCAGTCAATCGGGCTCCGGAATCGGCCGCCTTGGAAATATCGCGCAAGTCGCGCGCTTTGGGATCCTCCGGGTCGAACTCCTCCAGCAACAACTCGGCAAGCCCTTGGACCGCGGTCATAATATTATTGAAGTCGTGCGCTACGCCGCCGGCCAAGCGACCGACCGCCTCCATTTTTTGCGCCTGTTGGAGTTGTTCTTCCAGCGACAGACGGGCTTGTTCGGCCAGTTTGAACTCCGTGATGTCCGGAAACACCACAATCCCGGCGATGATGTCCCCTTCCTCATCCAAGAGCGGAGCCGCGCTGGCCGAAACCCAATGGTCATGGCCGTCGTGCCGAATGATCATTTCCCGGTTCGTTGTTTTTTCTCCCCTTTTGATCGCGGCGGTCAGCGGCAGTTCATCAACTTTGTACGGCGTACCATCCGGATGGTACGAGGGCCAGAAAGAAAGGCGGTCCTCTAACGCGATGGATTCGCCGTCGGATGGTCGGTTCGCGGTTAGTTCCAAGGCCTTGGTATTGAGCATCCGAATAACCACACCTGGTGAATCGGCGACGACGACCGGCACCGGCATTTGATCGATGGCGAATTGCAGCAGCCGCTCGTGCATTCGCGAACGTTTCTCGGCGAGCTTACGCTCAGTGATATCCGTGCAGAACGCGATATATTGGCCTTCGGATAGAGCCACAGCGTCCAATGCGGCATTCACAATGCGGCCGTCCTTCGTTTGCATTAGGACTTCCGTGGACAAACTACCGTCGGCTTTCAATTGACGAAACATGTCGTCAGCGTCGGGAAACAGTTCGGGCGGCGAGATCTCGTTGATCATCATGCCCAGCAATTCCTCTTTCGTGTACCCGGTGATGTGGGAAGCTGCCGTGTTCACATCGACGAACATCCCCTCTGCGTCGGTCACAAGAATGCCGCCCGGCGCGTTTTCGACGTAAGCCTTATGTTTCTTTTCGCTCTCCCGCAGCGCGGTTTCGGCAAAATGCTGGCGGCTTGTGTCCTCGTAAACGACCACGATTTGGCCGTTGGGCAAACGGTAAGCCGTGTTCTCGACCCACTCGGTGATCCTGTCATCCTCGTAACGGCGAACGGGAAGATGTGTGGTCTCGCCGGTCTTGTAAACATGCCGAAGAACATCCAACAAGCCGATATCCGTGATTCCGGGGAACACGTCGGTCACCCGTTTGCCGACCACCTCCTCCTTTTTCACTTTGCTGCATCGTTCCCCGGCGGGGTTGATATCGACGATGAGGAAGTCTTCGCCGTTATCGATCGGTTCATAGACGACAACGCAACTTTCAATCGAATTGAAAAGTTGCCGCATCCGCGCTTCGGTTGTCTGCAGGCGATCCTCGGTTTGTTTTCTTTCGATAATTTCGCCAATCAACCGTGCCGCCGTCCGCAGCCGCGCTTTGGCGTTTTCGATAATAAAAGGCGGCCGTGATTCGTACTCCTGCGCCGATCGAAGTGGTTCTTCAACGTCGATTTGATAGCGCTCGGCGATTCCCTGGAGACGCTCCCGGTCTGTGGGCGGGTCTCCGTATCCAAAGTTGATGGAGCCGACGACTTCATCGCCGGCAAATATCGGTACCGCATAGAGTCGAATGCCGCCCCGACACTCAACGTCTACAATTTCGCCCGTCTCAACCGCCTCGCAAGACGCGTCATACCAACAGGCCCCATGGCAACGGCGTTGCCCGGAATTCAATGTCTGCTGCGAATCCCCCGGGCGTACTATTTGAGACGCATCATCCAGAATGCCGCACCAAGCGGAGTGAAAGATCTCGATCGCGCTCTCACCGTCTTTCTCATATACGGCGACCGACGTGCCCAGTAAATGTACAAAATCGAAAACGATATCGCGCAGCACGTCTTTGCCCACGCTGGAGAAAACCAACCCGGCACCGCTGGAGGCGGACAAGTCTCCTGAGAACCGCTCGATAAATTCCGTCCGCCTGCCGGTATGTTCCCCCCCCCCAAGAAGCCATTCGATCTTTCTCAGTTCAACTTCGGCCCGGTGCTGCTCCGTAATATCTTGCAAAGATCCATAAAGACGCTCCGCCCTACCCGACGGCCCCATCTCGGCGCAACCCCATGTCACACAGCGGCGGATTGCGCCGTCTGATCGAATAAGTTCGATTTCAAAGTTGAACGTCGCTCCTTCTTCGATCGCTCGTTGAACCGCTTCCTGAACCCTTGCCAGGGAATCCCCCGCATATAGATAACCCTGTTCGCGATAATCCGGCGCCCCCCCGGCAGGGTCGATCTGAAGTATGTCGTACAGCCCATTGGTCCAAGTTACCGAACCTGTGGCCACATCCAATTCCCAACTGCCGATTCGCGCAATCTCTTCCTTTCGCGCCAACATTTTTTGCCGACGTCGCAGAGATTCTATTTGGGTGATTCTGGTTCGCAGTCGCGCGAGTTCGGCAAGCAATTCTTCTTTTTCTTTATGTTGGTCGCTCAAAAGGTGCTCCGATACTCTATCTCCGGACCAATCCATTTTGGCCGTTTTTGCGTCTTAATTATAGCAGGTTTCTTCGCGTTTTTGCGGAGGATTGAACGCGCGAGAGGCTTTTTCTTAGCGCGGAACTATCGTTCGCGAGTCTCAAGCAATCCGGCCAGAGATCGTTGCTGCTTGGTAGTAAACGTGTTTTCGAAACGGCCGAATTTCACGCTCGCCGCCTTTGCCTCCGCCAGACGCCGCACGAGTTCCGGCGATACCTGCACGATCCACGTCAGGCTATGACCGAGCGAGGAATCCCGAGGTCCCGAACTAACGTTCTGCGCGCTCATTTCGACGCGCTCGCCATCAATTAAGAAGCCGACGAAATCGTTATCCGTGTCGCGTAAATCCGTGCTGAACGCCCCGAAGAAAAACGTGACGACTTCGGGGGCTGCCGGTTTCCGGCCTTCTGCCGAAAAATGGGCCGACATCGTGCACGTATTCAGCGGGCCGGCAAAGTTCAGCAGGCCGGTCGACACCGTGGTCACATTTCGATACGAATCGTATTTGACGGTCGGCTCGGCGGAAAGTGACGCGCATCCGGAAAGCCCGACAAGCAGGGCAACGACGAGAAAAAAGCTTCTTCCGCACCAACATTGCATTTCAATCTCCTCCCCTTAGCTGCGACATTTATACGTCTTTTTGCTGCCTTCGTGTAGGGGTATTTTTTGCCTCGCGCCGACTCGGCGGTCTCCGCTAACAAGAGTCTCGGATCCGAAAACGGGTAATCGCCACCAACAGTGCTTATCATGATGGTCAGGAAGTTGATCGTCGATTTCATCAAAGGAGAATGGACGTGAGCAACCACCTCCCACCCGCAACCGCGGTGAAGCTCGTTGATCTGGTCGCGTACGCCGACGACGCCGTGGTGAGTCGCACGCTGACCAAAAACGAGGCCGGGAATCTCACCCTCTTCGCCTTCGACGCCGGGCAAGGGTTGAGCGAACACACCGCGCCCTACGACGCAGTCGTGCAAATCCTGGACGGAGAGGCCTCGCTGACCATCGGCGGTGAAACGATGCAAGCCGTTCAAGGCGAAACGGTATTAATGCCGGCCCACGTGCCGCACGCGCTTCACGCAGCCACGCGCTTCAAGATGCTGTTAGTGATGATCCGCGGTGGGGCCGAAACGTAGAAAAGAAAAGGAGTAAGGGCATGGAAACGAAACGCAAAATGATGCCGATTGGTCCGCTTATGATCGAGCACCGGCTTATCGAGCGCATGATTCGCCGCATCGAACGTGAACTCGAGGCGATGGCGCAGAGCGGTGAGGCGGACGTGCTGTTTCTAGACCGCGCCGTGGATTTTATCCGCACGTATGCCGACCGCTGTCACCACGGTAAGGAGGAGGACATTCTTTTCCGCGAGCTGGACAAAAAAGATCTGACGCCCGAGCAGCGTCGCATCATGGAGGAACTGTTCGAGGAACATGTCTTGGGACGTAACACCGTCGCCCGGCTCGTCGCGGCACGTAATCGTTATGCTGACGGCGATGCAACGGCGTTGGCGGAAATCCGCGAGGCTTTGGCCACCCTGGTCGATTTCTACCCGGTGCATATTGAAAAGGAAGACAAGCATTTCTTCTTGCCGGTGATGGAACACTTCACCCAGGCCGAACGGGACGCCATATTGCAAGAGGGCTTTGATTTCGACGCCGGACTCATCCACGAAAAATACAAGGAACTCGTGGCAACGCTGGAATAGCTCTAAGCACGAACTTAACCGTAGCGCTACTACTCCTTCAATTTGACCCGGCCCCTTGCCGGAAAGCGGTTTCGCGTATAATCTCGCCAGACGCAAACAAACCATATTGGATTCAGCGACAATGAGTAAATACTTCCTGGTAATTTTGCTTGCGATCCTCGCCCTGCTTTTCGCCTGCGCGGACGGAAACGACGGCCATAACGGTCAGGACGGCCAAGTCGTTTATGGCGACGATGACGCCGATGACGACGCCTCTGACGACGACACCGTGACGGCCGACGACGACGACGCCACCGACGATGACAACGACGACGCGACTCCCGGCGATGACGACGACGACGACGACGGCCTGACCGTCGACGATCTGTTCTATGCTGACGATTGCCCCGAACTCGCTGAGTGCGTTGTCGAAAGCTGCCAGGATTTCTCGGACCCCGACAGCTACGCCCTGCTCAACTGCTCGCTGCAGTCCTGCCCGGATGAATACGACGCCTGCTTCGGCCCTTACGGAACCGGCGAATGCGTGTCCGTTCTCAAATGCCTCGAGGCCTGCCTGCCCGACGATTGCCTAATGGAATGCATGGCCCCGGCGTCCTACGACGAACTGCTCGAATTCGCGGAAGTCGGCATTTGCGTCGAAGACAACTGCCCCGACGCCCTGGCCGACCCGCTGGGTAACATCGGCTGTTTCCTCGGTGTCTGCCTTGACCCGGTGGCCACATGCTGCGGCGGAACCATCTTCGGGTGCATGTAACACGAGCCCCCAACCTGCGGAGTTTTAAAACCATGAGTAAAAACGACGACAAGACGATCAGCCGACGCGGTTTTCTACGCGGCGGTTTGGTGTTCGGCGCGGCAACCGTCACCGGCGTGCTGACCGGATGCGCGGGCGAAGACGGCGCGGACGGCAAGGACGGCAGCAACGCCTACGCCAGCGGCTTCGACATCGATTTCGCCGAAGAGTACGACGTGATCGTCGTAGGCGGCGGCGGCGCGGGCCTGACATCCGCCCTCGAAGCGGCGAACGCCGGAGCGTCGGTTCTGCTTCTGGAAAAACGCGATGCGCTCGGCGGCAGCACGGCGCTTTCCGGCGGCGTGGTGCAGGGTTCGGGAACTACGTATCAGCAAGCCTTCGGCATTACG
It contains:
- a CDS encoding hemerythrin domain-containing protein, whose product is METKRKMMPIGPLMIEHRLIERMIRRIERELEAMAQSGEADVLFLDRAVDFIRTYADRCHHGKEEDILFRELDKKDLTPEQRRIMEELFEEHVLGRNTVARLVAARNRYADGDATALAEIREALATLVDFYPVHIEKEDKHFFLPVMEHFTQAERDAILQEGFDFDAGLIHEKYKELVATLE
- a CDS encoding PAS domain S-box protein — protein: MSASSGAGLVFSSVGKDVLRDIVFDFVHLLGTSVAVYEKDGESAIEIFHSAWCGILDDASQIVRPGDSQQTLNSGQRRCHGACWYDASCEAVETGEIVDVECRGGIRLYAVPIFAGDEVVGSINFGYGDPPTDRERLQGIAERYQIDVEEPLRSAQEYESRPPFIIENAKARLRTAARLIGEIIERKQTEDRLQTTEARMRQLFNSIESCVVVYEPIDNGEDFLIVDINPAGERCSKVKKEEVVGKRVTDVFPGITDIGLLDVLRHVYKTGETTHLPVRRYEDDRITEWVENTAYRLPNGQIVVVYEDTSRQHFAETALRESEKKHKAYVENAPGGILVTDAEGMFVDVNTAASHITGYTKEELLGMMINEISPPELFPDADDMFRQLKADGSLSTEVLMQTKDGRIVNAALDAVALSEGQYIAFCTDITERKLAEKRSRMHERLLQFAIDQMPVPVVVADSPGVVIRMLNTKALELTANRPSDGESIALEDRLSFWPSYHPDGTPYKVDELPLTAAIKRGEKTTNREMIIRHDGHDHWVSASAAPLLDEEGDIIAGIVVFPDITEFKLAEQARLSLEEQLQQAQKMEAVGRLAGGVAHDFNNIMTAVQGLAELLLEEFDPEDPKARDLRDISKAADSGARLTEQLLAFSRKQIIHPRALDLNETIAEAGRMLRRLIGEDIELELATDEA
- a CDS encoding cupin domain-containing protein, whose protein sequence is MSNHLPPATAVKLVDLVAYADDAVVSRTLTKNEAGNLTLFAFDAGQGLSEHTAPYDAVVQILDGEASLTIGGETMQAVQGETVLMPAHVPHALHAATRFKMLLVMIRGGAET